A stretch of the Serratia marcescens genome encodes the following:
- a CDS encoding quinone oxidoreductase, with amino-acid sequence MAKRIQFSATGGPEVLQYVDFTPLDPAAGEVQIENKAIGINYIDTYVRSGLYAPASLPSGLGTEAAGVVIKVGAGVSAIKPGDRVVYAQSSLGAYSEVHNVPEEKVALLPHNLSFEQGAASFLKGLTVHYLLRQTHDVQPGEVFLFHAAAGGVGLIACQWAKALGARLIGSVGSDEKAALAKQAGAWATINYHNEDIAQRVAELTHGEKVGVVYDSVGQSTWQASLNSLKRRGLMVSFGNASGPVTGVDLALLNQKGSLYVTRPSLNGYITNRAELQYASNELFSLIGSGAIRVEVRDEQKFALADAQRAHQVLESRSTSGSSLLIP; translated from the coding sequence ATGGCCAAGCGCATTCAGTTTTCCGCCACCGGCGGGCCGGAAGTCTTGCAATACGTTGATTTTACACCGCTCGATCCCGCCGCCGGCGAAGTGCAGATCGAAAACAAGGCGATCGGCATCAACTACATCGACACCTATGTGCGCAGCGGGCTGTACGCGCCGGCGAGCCTGCCGAGCGGGCTCGGCACCGAGGCGGCCGGCGTGGTGATCAAGGTCGGCGCCGGGGTCAGCGCGATCAAACCGGGTGACCGGGTGGTGTATGCGCAGTCATCGCTCGGCGCCTACAGCGAAGTCCACAACGTGCCGGAAGAAAAAGTGGCGCTGCTGCCGCACAATCTCAGCTTTGAGCAGGGCGCCGCTTCTTTCCTCAAAGGGCTGACGGTGCACTACCTGCTGCGCCAGACCCACGACGTACAACCGGGTGAAGTGTTCCTGTTCCATGCCGCCGCCGGCGGGGTTGGGCTGATCGCCTGCCAATGGGCCAAAGCGCTGGGCGCGCGCCTGATCGGCAGCGTCGGCTCCGACGAGAAGGCCGCGCTGGCGAAACAGGCCGGCGCCTGGGCCACCATCAACTACCACAACGAGGATATCGCCCAGCGGGTGGCCGAGCTGACGCACGGCGAGAAGGTCGGCGTGGTATACGATTCGGTGGGGCAAAGTACCTGGCAGGCCTCGCTCAACAGCCTGAAACGCCGCGGCCTGATGGTCAGCTTCGGCAACGCCTCCGGCCCGGTGACCGGCGTCGATCTGGCGCTGCTCAACCAGAAAGGATCGCTGTACGTCACCCGCCCTTCCCTTAACGGCTACATCACCAACCGCGCCGAGCTGCAGTACGCCAGCAACGAGCTGTTCTCACTGATCGGCAGCGGCGCCATTCGGGTGGAGGTGAGGGACGAGCAGAAATTTGCGCTGGCCGACGCCCAGCGGGCGCACCAGGTGCTGGAAAGCCGCAGCACCAGCGGCTCCAGCCTGCTGATCCCCTGA
- the pspG gene encoding envelope stress response protein PspG, with the protein MLEIFFLIGFVVMLMVTGISLLGIFAALLVAAAFMLLGGLFAVVIKLLPWLILAVVGVWIYRSMQKPQIRRY; encoded by the coding sequence ATGTTGGAAATCTTCTTTCTCATTGGCTTTGTGGTGATGCTGATGGTGACCGGCATCTCGCTGCTGGGGATCTTCGCTGCGCTGTTGGTGGCGGCGGCGTTTATGCTGTTGGGCGGGTTGTTCGCGGTGGTCATCAAGCTGCTGCCGTGGTTGATTTTGGCGGTGGTCGGGGTATGGATTTACCGTTCGATGCAGAAACCACAGATCAGGCGTTACTGA
- the dusA gene encoding tRNA dihydrouridine(20/20a) synthase DusA, with protein sequence MTKDNHAPTYAANRFSIAPMLDWTDRHCRYFHRLLTQETLLYTEMVTTGAIIHGKGDYLAYSEEEHPVALQLGGSDPAALAHCAKLAEQRGYDEINLNVGCPSDRVQNGMFGACLMGQATLVADCIKAMRDVVSIPVTVKTRIGIDDQDSYAFLCDFIQTVAGRGECDMFTIHARKAWLSGLSPKENREVPPLDYPRVYQLKRDFPALTIAINGGVKTLEEAQQHLQHLDGVMMGREAYQNPGILARVDSELFGAQTAVPDSVAIVEALYPYIERELSNGTYLGHITRHILGLFQGVPGARQWRRHLSENAHKPGADARVVEQALALVRQPRVEMA encoded by the coding sequence ATGACGAAAGACAACCACGCCCCAACCTACGCCGCCAATCGTTTCTCCATCGCGCCGATGCTCGACTGGACCGATCGTCATTGCCGTTACTTCCACCGCCTGCTGACCCAGGAAACGTTGCTGTACACCGAAATGGTGACCACCGGCGCGATCATTCACGGTAAGGGCGACTACCTGGCCTACAGCGAAGAAGAGCATCCGGTGGCGCTGCAGCTGGGCGGCAGCGATCCGGCCGCGCTGGCGCACTGCGCCAAACTGGCGGAGCAGCGCGGTTACGACGAGATTAACCTCAACGTTGGCTGCCCATCCGATCGCGTGCAAAACGGCATGTTCGGCGCCTGTCTGATGGGGCAGGCGACGCTGGTCGCCGACTGCATCAAGGCGATGCGCGACGTGGTGTCGATCCCGGTGACGGTGAAGACCCGCATTGGCATCGACGATCAGGACAGCTACGCCTTCCTGTGCGACTTTATCCAAACCGTCGCCGGGCGCGGCGAGTGCGATATGTTCACCATCCACGCGCGCAAGGCCTGGCTCTCAGGCCTCAGCCCGAAAGAAAACCGCGAAGTGCCGCCGCTGGACTATCCGCGCGTTTATCAGCTGAAGCGGGATTTTCCGGCGCTGACCATCGCCATCAACGGCGGAGTGAAAACGCTGGAAGAGGCGCAGCAGCACCTGCAGCATCTGGACGGCGTGATGATGGGGCGCGAGGCGTACCAGAATCCGGGCATCCTGGCACGGGTCGACAGCGAACTGTTCGGCGCGCAGACCGCAGTGCCGGACAGCGTGGCGATCGTTGAAGCGCTGTATCCGTATATCGAGCGCGAGCTGTCCAACGGCACCTATCTCGGCCACATCACCCGCCACATCCTCGGTTTGTTCCAGGGCGTGCCGGGCGCGCGCCAGTGGCGTCGCCACCTGAGCGAGAACGCCCACAAGCCGGGCGCCGATGCGCGGGTGGTGGAGCAGGCGCTGGCGCTGGTGCGTCAGCCGCGTGTCGAAATGGCGTAA
- a CDS encoding tetratricopeptide repeat protein, whose amino-acid sequence MKNFVKRLLSSVMAGCLLFSGAALAMGGDGSNQTPPTCPKGQVYDSKTQTCMVDKGGRVGDADRTNYAYALAKSGRYQEALDVLNTLKDPNTAVALNYRGYATRKLGRTDEGIGYYLKSVALDPKYPKVREYLGEAYMLEGRPDLARQQLQVIQSLCGTGCEEYRDLAAAIDHHPES is encoded by the coding sequence ATGAAAAACTTCGTTAAACGCCTGCTATCGTCGGTGATGGCCGGCTGTCTGCTGTTTTCCGGTGCGGCGCTGGCGATGGGTGGCGACGGCAGTAATCAAACTCCGCCGACCTGCCCGAAGGGCCAGGTCTACGACAGCAAAACCCAGACCTGCATGGTGGATAAAGGCGGCAGAGTCGGCGACGCCGACCGCACCAATTACGCCTATGCATTGGCAAAAAGCGGCCGCTATCAGGAAGCACTCGATGTGCTTAACACGCTGAAAGATCCCAACACCGCCGTTGCGCTGAATTATCGCGGCTACGCCACGCGCAAACTTGGCCGCACCGATGAGGGGATCGGCTATTATTTAAAATCAGTCGCCCTCGATCCGAAATACCCTAAAGTGCGCGAGTACTTGGGGGAAGCCTACATGCTGGAAGGCCGGCCCGATCTGGCGCGCCAGCAGCTGCAGGTGATTCAGTCGCTGTGCGGTACCGGATGCGAGGAGTACCGCGATCTGGCGGCGGCCATCGATCACCACCCGGAATCTTGA
- a CDS encoding RNA polymerase sigma factor encodes MTISGDTIRDELGHYLSRLWRYALVLSHRRDIADDLVQATCVRALERAAQFTPGSHLDRWLFSILHSIWLNEVRAQHLRQGQGCMAAEELGDADNGEQPVWLNEVMRRVSRLPAAQRNALFLVYVEGLSYREAANVLAVPIGTVMSRLAAARLALADDRQLPNDGAHRKESPPSPCLILADKPLAAYPYPRLRPIPTRG; translated from the coding sequence GTGACTATCAGCGGCGATACTATACGCGATGAACTCGGCCACTATCTCTCCCGCCTGTGGCGCTATGCGCTGGTGCTCTCGCACCGGCGGGATATCGCCGACGATCTGGTGCAGGCGACCTGCGTGCGTGCGCTGGAGCGCGCTGCGCAATTCACTCCCGGTTCACACCTGGATCGCTGGCTGTTTTCCATCTTGCACTCCATCTGGCTCAATGAAGTTCGCGCCCAGCATCTTCGCCAGGGGCAAGGCTGCATGGCGGCGGAAGAGCTGGGCGATGCGGACAACGGGGAACAGCCGGTCTGGCTCAATGAAGTGATGCGGCGCGTAAGCCGGTTGCCGGCGGCCCAGCGCAACGCGCTGTTTCTGGTGTATGTCGAAGGGCTGTCCTACCGGGAAGCGGCGAACGTGCTGGCGGTGCCGATTGGCACCGTCATGAGTCGTTTGGCGGCCGCACGTCTGGCTTTAGCCGATGACCGCCAGTTGCCCAACGACGGCGCACACCGCAAAGAGAGCCCCCCATCCCCTTGTCTCATACTCGCCGATAAACCGTTGGCCGCCTATCCGTACCCGCGCTTGCGCCCTATTCCAACGCGCGGATAA
- a CDS encoding sugar O-acetyltransferase, which translates to MTEREKLLSGLEYNSRDEELIAMYHRARALTKSLGALDSHQADEKNRLLGELFGAWGEASWIETPFWCDYGQHVRIGKNCFINVNAVFLDCNTITIGDNTLIGPNVQIYTPSHPLKAGERFTGDPAFPFRTSAQPVSIGSNVWIGGNVVILPGVTIGDGTTIGAGSIVTGDIPANVLALGQPCRIIRALE; encoded by the coding sequence ATGACGGAAAGAGAGAAGCTGTTAAGCGGCCTGGAGTACAACAGCCGCGATGAAGAACTGATTGCTATGTACCATCGGGCCAGGGCGTTGACCAAAAGCCTGGGGGCGCTGGATTCGCATCAGGCGGACGAGAAAAACCGCCTGCTCGGTGAGCTGTTCGGCGCCTGGGGGGAGGCGAGTTGGATCGAAACACCGTTCTGGTGCGACTACGGGCAGCATGTCCGCATCGGCAAGAACTGTTTTATCAACGTCAATGCGGTGTTCCTCGACTGCAATACCATCACCATCGGCGACAACACGCTGATCGGCCCCAACGTGCAAATCTACACGCCGAGTCATCCGCTGAAGGCCGGTGAACGCTTTACCGGTGACCCGGCTTTTCCTTTCCGCACCTCGGCGCAGCCAGTGTCCATCGGCAGCAACGTGTGGATCGGCGGTAACGTGGTGATCTTGCCGGGAGTGACCATCGGCGACGGCACGACTATCGGTGCGGGCAGCATAGTGACCGGCGACATCCCGGCCAATGTGCTGGCGCTGGGGCAGCCGTGCCGGATTATCCGCGCGTTGGAATAG
- the zur gene encoding zinc uptake transcriptional repressor Zur, producing the protein MNSTTQEKLLAQAERLCQQRNVRLTPQRLEVLRLMTQQPGAISAYDLLDLLRVAEPQAKPPTVYRALDFLLEQGFIHRVESANSYVLCHHFEQPMHTSALFICDRCGQVTERTTEGVEETLQKLAQEAGFALRHSVVEAHGLCAGCVEVEACDSKHDCAEHDHSIAIKKK; encoded by the coding sequence ATGAACTCAACCACCCAGGAAAAGCTGCTGGCGCAGGCGGAACGCCTCTGCCAACAACGCAATGTGCGATTGACGCCGCAACGGCTGGAAGTGCTGCGTCTGATGACTCAGCAACCCGGTGCAATCAGCGCTTATGACCTGCTCGATCTGCTCCGCGTCGCCGAACCGCAGGCCAAGCCGCCGACGGTCTATCGCGCGCTGGATTTTCTGCTGGAACAAGGATTTATCCATAGAGTGGAGTCCGCCAACAGCTACGTGCTGTGTCACCATTTCGAACAGCCGATGCATACGTCCGCACTGTTTATCTGCGACCGCTGCGGCCAGGTGACCGAACGCACTACCGAAGGCGTAGAAGAAACGCTGCAGAAGCTGGCGCAGGAAGCCGGATTTGCGCTGCGGCACAGCGTGGTGGAAGCGCACGGCCTGTGCGCCGGCTGCGTGGAGGTTGAGGCGTGCGACAGCAAGCATGACTGCGCCGAACACGATCACAGCATCGCCATCAAGAAGAAGTAA
- a CDS encoding CsbD family protein — translation MNKDQADGNWKQLKGKVKEKWGKLTDDDLTVIEGKREQLVGKIQERYGYQKEAAEKEVKAWEDHTKHRW, via the coding sequence ATGAATAAAGATCAAGCCGACGGTAACTGGAAGCAGCTTAAAGGCAAAGTGAAGGAAAAATGGGGCAAGCTGACCGATGACGATCTGACAGTCATCGAAGGGAAACGCGAACAGCTGGTCGGCAAAATCCAGGAGCGTTACGGTTACCAGAAAGAGGCGGCCGAAAAAGAGGTGAAAGCCTGGGAAGATCACACCAAACACCGCTGGTAA
- the dinF gene encoding MATE family efflux transporter DinF yields MRLISAFTSDTDKALWRLALPMIFSNITVPLLGLVDTAVIGHLDSPIYLGGVAIGAVATSFLFMLLLFLRMSTTGLAAQALGAQNPQALARAFMQPLVLALLVGVAIVLLRYPLIELALRIVGGDGEVLEQARRFLEIRWLSAPAALANLVLLGWLLGVQYVRAPVILLIVGNLLNIVLDIWLVMGLGWNVRGAAAATAIAEYATLLLGLWLAWRVMRLRGITLPMLRQAWRGDLRRLLALNRDIMLRSLLLQLCFASLTIFGARLGSEVVAVNAVLMNLLTFTAYALDGFAYAVEAHSGHAYGARDDSQLRKVWHAACRQAGLVALAFGLAYAVTGQQIVAALTSLPELRALAAHYLPWQVILPLVGVWCYLLDGMFIGATRGAEMRNSMAVAAAGYGLALFSVPLLGNHGLWLALAVFLALRGLALGWIWHRHQVRGSWFTAR; encoded by the coding sequence ATGCGCTTGATTTCCGCCTTCACCAGCGACACCGATAAAGCCCTGTGGCGCCTGGCCCTGCCGATGATTTTTTCCAATATCACCGTACCGCTGCTCGGGTTGGTGGACACTGCGGTGATCGGCCACCTCGACAGCCCGATCTATCTGGGGGGCGTCGCGATCGGCGCGGTGGCGACCAGCTTCCTGTTCATGCTGCTGTTGTTCCTGCGCATGAGCACCACCGGTCTGGCGGCGCAGGCGCTGGGGGCACAGAACCCGCAGGCGCTGGCGCGCGCCTTTATGCAACCGCTGGTGCTGGCGCTGCTGGTCGGGGTGGCGATCGTCCTGCTGCGGTATCCGCTGATCGAACTGGCGCTGCGGATCGTCGGTGGCGATGGCGAGGTGCTGGAACAGGCACGGCGTTTTCTTGAAATCCGCTGGCTGAGCGCCCCGGCGGCGCTGGCTAATCTGGTGCTGTTGGGTTGGCTGCTCGGCGTGCAGTATGTGCGCGCGCCGGTGATCCTGCTGATCGTCGGCAACCTGCTGAACATCGTGCTGGATATCTGGCTGGTGATGGGCCTGGGCTGGAACGTGCGGGGGGCAGCGGCGGCAACCGCCATCGCCGAATACGCCACGCTGCTGCTCGGCCTGTGGCTGGCGTGGCGGGTGATGCGCCTGCGCGGTATTACCCTGCCGATGCTGCGCCAGGCCTGGCGTGGCGATCTGCGTCGTCTGCTGGCGCTCAACCGCGACATCATGCTGCGTTCACTGTTGCTGCAACTGTGCTTTGCGTCGCTGACCATTTTCGGCGCTCGCCTGGGAAGCGAGGTGGTGGCGGTCAATGCGGTATTGATGAATCTGCTGACGTTCACCGCCTATGCGCTCGACGGCTTCGCTTATGCGGTGGAGGCCCATTCGGGCCACGCCTACGGTGCCCGGGACGACAGCCAACTGCGCAAGGTGTGGCATGCGGCCTGCAGACAGGCGGGGCTGGTCGCGTTGGCCTTTGGCCTGGCGTATGCCGTTACCGGCCAACAGATCGTGGCGGCGTTGACCTCCTTGCCGGAGCTGCGTGCGTTGGCCGCCCACTATTTGCCGTGGCAGGTCATTCTGCCGCTGGTCGGGGTGTGGTGCTATTTGCTGGACGGCATGTTTATCGGCGCCACGCGCGGTGCCGAGATGCGCAACAGCATGGCGGTGGCTGCGGCGGGATACGGTCTGGCGCTGTTCAGCGTGCCGCTGCTTGGCAACCACGGGCTCTGGCTGGCGCTGGCGGTGTTTCTGGCGCTGCGCGGTCTGGCGTTGGGCTGGATTTGGCACCGCCATCAGGTGCGCGGCAGCTGGTTTACCGCTCGCTAG
- the lexA gene encoding transcriptional repressor LexA: MKALTTRQQEVYDLIRDHISQTGMPPTRAEIAMRLGFRSPNAAEEHLKALARKGVIEIVSGASRGIRLLMEEEEGLPLIGRVAAGEPLLAQQHIEGHYQVDPSLFKPSADFLLRVNGMSMRDIGILDGDLLAVHKTQDVRNGQVVVARIEDEVTVKRLKKHGNVVELLPENNEFQPIVVDLRQQNFTIEGLAVGVIRNGDWI, translated from the coding sequence ATGAAAGCACTAACTACCAGACAGCAAGAGGTCTACGATCTGATTCGCGATCATATTTCGCAAACGGGCATGCCGCCAACGCGTGCCGAGATCGCGATGCGTCTGGGGTTCCGTTCGCCTAACGCCGCCGAAGAACACCTGAAGGCGCTGGCACGCAAAGGCGTGATCGAAATCGTCTCCGGTGCCTCGCGCGGTATCCGCCTGCTGATGGAAGAAGAAGAAGGGCTGCCGCTGATCGGCCGCGTCGCCGCCGGCGAGCCGCTGCTGGCGCAGCAGCACATCGAAGGGCACTACCAGGTTGATCCTTCCCTGTTTAAACCGAGCGCCGATTTCCTGCTGCGGGTGAACGGCATGTCGATGCGCGACATCGGCATTCTGGACGGCGATCTGCTGGCGGTGCATAAAACCCAAGACGTGCGCAACGGCCAGGTTGTGGTGGCGCGCATCGAAGACGAAGTGACGGTCAAGCGCCTGAAAAAACACGGCAACGTGGTCGAGCTGCTGCCGGAGAACAACGAATTCCAACCGATTGTGGTCGATCTGCGTCAGCAGAATTTCACTATCGAAGGGCTGGCGGTCGGCGTGATCCGCAACGGCGACTGGATTTAA
- a CDS encoding diacylglycerol kinase, translating to MANQATGLTRIIKAAGYSYKGLSAAWQHEAAFRQELVVTLLAIILAVWLDVGAIARILLIGSVALVMIVEILNSAIEAVVDRIGSEHHELSGRAKDMGSAAVSLAIVLALFVWGTVLWQHFG from the coding sequence ATGGCAAACCAAGCAACCGGACTGACCCGCATCATCAAGGCCGCCGGCTATTCCTATAAAGGGCTTTCCGCCGCTTGGCAACACGAAGCGGCGTTCCGCCAGGAACTGGTGGTCACCCTTCTGGCTATCATACTGGCTGTCTGGCTGGATGTGGGTGCGATAGCGCGCATTTTATTGATCGGATCGGTAGCGCTGGTGATGATCGTCGAGATCCTGAACAGCGCGATCGAGGCGGTGGTGGATCGGATCGGCAGCGAACATCACGAGCTGTCCGGCCGGGCCAAGGACATGGGATCGGCGGCGGTGTCACTGGCGATCGTGCTGGCGCTGTTCGTTTGGGGCACGGTCTTATGGCAGCATTTTGGCTGA
- the plsB gene encoding glycerol-3-phosphate 1-O-acyltransferase PlsB yields MSGWRKIYYKILNLPLKLLVRSKVIPSDPVTELGLDPSRPILYVLPYNSKADLLTLRTQCLAQDLPDPLNSLEIDGTVLPSYVFIHDGPRVFRYYTPKEESVKLFHDYLDLHRSNPDLDIQMLPVSVMFGRSPGREGHGTPHLRLLNGVQKFFAVLWLGRDSFVRFSNTVSLRRMATEHGTDKTIAQKLARVARMHFSRQRLAAVGPSLPARQDLFNKLLASKAIEKAVEDEARSKKISHEKAQQNAIALMEEIAADFSYETVRLSDRVLSWTWNRLYQGINVTNAERVRQLAQDGHEIVYVPCHRSHMDYLLLSYVLYHQGLVPPHIAAGINLNFWPAGPIFRRLGAFFIRRTFKGNKLYSTVFREYLGELFTRGYSVEYFVEGGRSRTGRLLEPKTGTLSMTIQAMLRGGTRPITLVPIYIGYEHVMEVGTYAKELRGATKEKESLLQMLRGLRKLRNLGQGYVNFGEPLPLTAYLNQNVPQWRESIDPIEAQRPSWLTPTVNDLAGQIMVRINNAAAANAMNLCSTALLASRQRSLTREQLVEQLECYLQLMRNAPYARDVTVPTQTPDELLDHALNMNKFEVEKDNIGDIIILPREQAVLMTYYRNNIHHLLVLPSLIASIVMHHRRVSRAELLRQIGMIYPMLKAELFLHNDKEQLPEVLRPMIDELIRQQLICDKGDELVLNPARIRPLQLLAAGVRETLQRYAITMSILSANPSINRGALEKESRIMAQRLSVLHGINAPEFFDKAVFSTLVATLREEGYINDSGDAIREHTLEVYNMLSDLITPEIKLTIESVNMPEETNVLPQADAEEEQDE; encoded by the coding sequence ATGTCAGGTTGGCGTAAAATTTATTATAAAATATTGAATTTACCACTTAAATTGTTGGTAAGAAGTAAGGTCATCCCTTCAGATCCGGTTACCGAGCTAGGGTTGGATCCCTCACGGCCGATTCTGTATGTTTTACCTTACAATTCCAAGGCGGATTTGCTGACGCTGCGCACCCAGTGCCTGGCGCAGGATCTGCCCGATCCGCTCAACTCGCTGGAGATCGACGGCACCGTGCTGCCGAGCTACGTGTTCATTCACGACGGCCCGCGCGTGTTCCGCTATTACACCCCGAAAGAAGAGTCGGTAAAGCTGTTCCACGACTATCTGGATCTGCATCGCAGCAATCCGGATCTCGACATTCAGATGCTGCCGGTTTCGGTGATGTTCGGCCGCTCGCCGGGCCGCGAAGGCCACGGCACGCCGCACCTGCGTCTGTTGAATGGCGTGCAGAAATTCTTCGCCGTGCTGTGGCTCGGCCGCGACAGCTTCGTGCGTTTCTCCAACACCGTTTCGCTGCGCCGCATGGCCACCGAGCACGGCACGGATAAAACCATCGCGCAGAAACTGGCGCGCGTGGCGCGCATGCACTTCTCGCGTCAGCGCCTGGCCGCGGTAGGCCCGAGCCTGCCGGCCCGTCAGGATCTGTTCAACAAGCTGTTGGCGTCCAAAGCGATCGAAAAAGCGGTCGAGGACGAGGCCCGCAGCAAGAAGATCTCGCACGAGAAAGCCCAGCAGAACGCCATCGCGCTGATGGAAGAGATCGCCGCCGATTTCTCCTACGAAACCGTGCGCCTGTCCGACCGCGTGCTGAGCTGGACCTGGAACCGGTTGTATCAGGGCATCAACGTCACCAACGCCGAGCGCGTGCGCCAACTGGCGCAGGACGGCCACGAGATCGTCTACGTGCCCTGCCACCGCAGCCACATGGACTATCTGCTGCTGTCCTACGTGTTGTATCACCAGGGCCTGGTGCCGCCACACATCGCCGCCGGCATCAACCTCAACTTCTGGCCGGCCGGCCCGATCTTCCGTCGCCTGGGCGCGTTCTTCATCCGCCGCACCTTCAAGGGCAACAAGCTCTACTCGACGGTGTTCCGCGAATACCTCGGCGAGCTGTTCACCCGCGGTTACTCGGTGGAATACTTCGTGGAAGGCGGCCGTTCCCGCACCGGGCGCCTGCTGGAACCGAAGACCGGCACCCTGTCGATGACCATCCAGGCGATGCTGCGCGGCGGCACCCGTCCGATCACGCTGGTGCCGATCTACATCGGTTACGAGCACGTGATGGAAGTGGGCACCTATGCCAAAGAGCTGCGTGGCGCCACCAAGGAAAAAGAGAGCCTGCTGCAAATGCTGCGCGGCCTGCGCAAGCTGCGCAATCTGGGCCAGGGTTACGTCAACTTCGGCGAACCGCTGCCATTGACGGCTTACCTCAACCAGAACGTGCCGCAGTGGCGCGAGTCGATCGATCCGATCGAAGCCCAGCGCCCAAGCTGGCTGACGCCGACGGTCAACGATCTGGCCGGCCAGATCATGGTGCGTATCAACAACGCCGCCGCGGCCAACGCCATGAACCTGTGTTCCACCGCGCTGCTGGCCTCGCGCCAGCGTTCGCTGACCCGCGAACAGCTGGTCGAACAGCTGGAGTGCTACCTGCAGCTGATGCGCAATGCGCCTTACGCGCGTGACGTCACCGTGCCGACGCAAACGCCGGACGAGCTGCTGGATCACGCGCTGAACATGAACAAGTTCGAGGTGGAAAAGGACAACATCGGCGACATCATCATCCTGCCGCGTGAGCAGGCGGTGCTGATGACCTATTACCGTAACAACATCCACCACCTGCTGGTGCTGCCGTCGCTGATCGCCAGCATCGTAATGCATCACCGCCGGGTGTCGCGCGCCGAGCTGCTGCGCCAAATCGGCATGATCTATCCGATGCTGAAAGCCGAGCTGTTCCTGCATAACGACAAGGAACAGCTGCCGGAGGTGCTGCGGCCGATGATTGACGAGCTGATCCGTCAACAGTTGATCTGCGACAAAGGCGACGAGCTGGTGCTGAACCCGGCGCGCATTCGCCCGCTGCAGCTGCTGGCCGCCGGGGTGCGCGAAACCCTGCAACGCTACGCCATCACCATGTCGATCCTCAGCGCTAACCCGAGCATCAACCGCGGCGCGCTGGAGAAAGAGAGCCGCATCATGGCGCAACGTCTGTCGGTGCTGCACGGCATCAACGCGCCGGAGTTCTTCGACAAGGCGGTGTTCTCCACCCTGGTGGCGACGCTGCGCGAAGAAGGCTATATCAACGACAGCGGCGATGCGATCCGCGAGCACACCCTCGAGGTGTACAACATGCTGAGCGATCTGATCACGCCGGAAATCAAGC